In Salvelinus namaycush isolate Seneca chromosome 36, SaNama_1.0, whole genome shotgun sequence, one DNA window encodes the following:
- the LOC120030262 gene encoding uncharacterized protein LOC120030262, whose product MIIYWTIFLFYGNLGCALNKDVIQPDPVIVTQLGQSVSLTCFCRSHLMVRVSWFKQTVGQKPLLMASSYYRTKNSFYFTKDFNETKRLSVKRGVDSFNLTISKTESGDSATYYCCAMEEGELKFGEGTFLIVKDSESNSMYVLQQPVSESVQPGDSVSLNCTLHTETCAGEHSVYWFRRGSGESRPGIIYTHGDRSDQCEKSPEAASPTQSCVYNLPKRNLSLSDAGTYYCAVALCGEMLFGKGTKLDVEAGTPFQQSHYGNPHSNTSDQQLHSDDDGLNYAALKFTDKKSTKPRRQRREQREEETIYSGVSHQVRM is encoded by the exons ATGATTATATATTGGACAATCTTTTTGTTTTACGGCAATTTGG GTTGTGCACTTAACAAGGATGTAATCCAACCAGACCCTGTGATAGTTACACAACTGGGACAAAGTGTATCTCTCACTTGCTTTTGTCGATCTCATTTGATGGTCAGAGTATCTTGGTTCAAGCAAACTGTTGGACAGAAGCCTCTTCTCATGGCATCATCATATTATCGCACtaaaaatagtttttattttaccAAGGACTTTAATGAGACTAAACGTTTAAGTGTGAAGAGAGGAGTTGACAGCTTTAACCTGACCATCTCCAAGACAGAGTCAGGGGACTCAGCTACATACTACTGTTGTGCTATGGAAGAGGGCGAACTCAAATTTGGAGAGGGAACTTTTTTAATTGTCAAAG ATTCAGAGTCCAACAGCATGTATGTGCTCCAGCAGCCTGTGTCTGAGTCAGTCCAGCCAGGAGACTCTGTGTCTCTGAACTGTACATTACACACTGAGACCTGTGCAGGAGAACACAGTGTCTATTGGTTCAGACGTGGCTCAGGAGAATCCCGTCCAGGAATCATTTACACCCATGGAGACAGGAGTGATCAGTGTGAGAAGAGCCCTGAGGCTGCGTCTCCTACACAGAGCTGTGTCTACAACCTCCCCAAGAGGAACCTCAGCCTCTCTGATGCTGGGACTTACTACTGTGCTGTGGCCTTATGTGGGGAGATGTTGTTTGGGAAAGGGACCAAGCTGGATGTTGAAG CGGGGACCCCTTTTCAACAAAGCCACTATGGGAATCCTCATTCCAACACCTCAGACCAACAG CTCCACAGTGACGATGATGGCCTGAACTACGCTGCCCTGAAGTTCACTGACAAGAAGAGTACCAAGcccaggagacagaggagagaacagagagaggaagaaaccATCTACTCAGGTGTGAGTCATCAAGTCAGGATGTGA